In the genome of Serratia symbiotica (Periphyllus acericola), one region contains:
- a CDS encoding glycine zipper 2TM domain-containing protein: MIKRLIVVAIATVTLAGCANDSMSGDVYSASQAKQVQTVRYGTLVSVRPVKIQNQGGSNMIGTLGGAVLGGFLGNTIGGGSGRNLATAASVVAGGVAGDQVGGAAGRTDGLELEIKTDQKDDVVVVQKPGTTKFTPGQRVRMAQRGDTITVSPL, encoded by the coding sequence ATGATCAAACGTCTTATCGTCGTTGCTATCGCCACTGTGACTCTGGCGGGCTGTGCCAATGATTCCATGTCCGGCGACGTTTACAGCGCCTCACAGGCCAAGCAGGTGCAAACTGTACGATACGGTACGCTGGTTTCTGTGCGTCCTGTCAAGATCCAAAACCAAGGCGGCTCCAACATGATTGGCACCCTTGGTGGAGCCGTACTGGGTGGTTTCCTCGGTAACACCATCGGCGGCGGTTCTGGTCGCAACCTCGCGACCGCAGCAAGCGTAGTCGCTGGTGGCGTAGCAGGTGATCAGGTTGGTGGAGCGGCAGGTCGTACTGATGGCCTTGAGCTGGAAATTAAAACCGATCAGAAAGACGACGTGGTGGTAGTCCAGAAGCCTGGCACGACTAAATTCACACCAGGGCAGCGCGTGCGTATGGCTCAGAGGGGAGATACGATCACCGTCTCGCCATTGTAA